The proteins below are encoded in one region of Pseudonocardia sp. DSM 110487:
- a CDS encoding thioesterase family protein, whose product MSEFASESTAQHPRPATPAELEPFYLPLDGPDSARFQATSSTTGPWFADAQHVGPPSALLVRALERLPDGPAVQLTRITVEVLGPVPAGEVQVSAAVERPGRSIELVAAEMTAAGRPVLRARGWRVAAGDTTAVAVGGTETMPPPEQGTLQTSWSEGWLPGFIDAVEWRWVAGGPPGAGPGTAWLRQRVPLVAGEKPTSVQRLMVAADCANGVGAPLDLRDWLFVNTELTVHLHRQPVGEWIGVDATTVVGPAGAGTVSALLYDEDGHTARGAQALIVRPRRPVVE is encoded by the coding sequence ATGAGCGAGTTTGCGAGCGAATCAACGGCACAGCACCCGCGCCCAGCGACGCCGGCCGAGCTCGAGCCGTTCTACCTGCCGCTCGACGGGCCCGACAGCGCCCGCTTCCAGGCCACGTCGTCGACGACGGGGCCGTGGTTCGCCGACGCCCAGCACGTGGGGCCGCCGTCGGCACTGCTGGTCAGGGCCCTCGAGCGGCTGCCCGACGGGCCTGCCGTGCAGCTCACCCGCATCACCGTCGAGGTGCTCGGGCCGGTTCCGGCGGGCGAGGTGCAGGTGTCCGCCGCGGTGGAGCGCCCTGGCCGGTCGATCGAACTGGTAGCGGCGGAGATGACCGCGGCCGGCCGCCCGGTGCTGCGTGCCCGTGGCTGGCGGGTCGCCGCGGGCGACACGACGGCCGTGGCCGTCGGCGGGACGGAGACCATGCCGCCGCCCGAGCAGGGCACGTTGCAGACGAGCTGGAGCGAAGGATGGCTCCCCGGCTTCATCGATGCCGTCGAGTGGCGTTGGGTGGCAGGCGGGCCGCCGGGTGCGGGCCCGGGAACGGCGTGGCTCCGGCAGCGGGTGCCGCTGGTGGCGGGCGAGAAACCCACCTCCGTGCAGCGGCTCATGGTGGCGGCCGACTGCGCGAACGGCGTCGGCGCGCCGCTGGACCTGCGTGACTGGCTCTTCGTCAACACTGAGCTCACCGTCCACCTGCACCGCCAGCCGGTGGGCGAGTGGATCGGGGTCGACGCCACCACGGTGGTGGGCCCCGCCGGTGCCGGCACGGTGTCGGCACTCCTGTACGACGAGGACGGCCACACCGCCCGCGGCGCGCAGGCCCTGATCGTGCGCCCGCGCCGTCCGGTGGTCGAGTAG
- the metH gene encoding methionine synthase, whose protein sequence is MRSDLHSTFLDTLAERVVLADGAMGTMLQAADLALDDFDGLEGCNEILNDTRPDVVRHIHRAYLEAGADAVETNTFGTNLPNLAEYDIAHRIRELAEKGAALAREVADELSTPDRPRFVLGSVGPGTKLPTLGHETFGRLRDAYTECGRGLLAGGADAFVVETCQDLLQVKAAVHGMQRAMAAEGRRIPLITQVTVETTGTMLLGSEIGAALSAIEPLGVDLIGLNCATGPAEMSEHLRTLSKHARIPLSVMPNAGLPRLGPKGAEYPLTPDELAEALATFVRDYGLSLVGGCCGTTPEHISTVADAIRDLRPARRAPRPEPGVSSLYAAVPFRQDTSVLMVGERTNANGSKKFREAMLAEAWEDCVAIAREQTRDGAHLIDLCVDYVGRDGVADMNELAGRLATASTLPIMLDSTEPAVLRAGLERLGGRCIINSVNYEDGDGPGSRFQRAMELVREHGCAVVALCIDEEGQARTAEWKVRVAERLIRDLTENHGMHVEDIVVDTLTFPITTGQEEVRRDGLETIEAIRELKRRFPDVQTTLGVSNISFGLNAAARQVLNSVFLHEAVNAGLDTAIVSAAKILPMSKIPDEQRSVALDLVYDRRRPGYDPLNRFMELFEGVTASSARAGRAEELAGLPLFERLERRIVDGERNGLAEDLDEALKSRPALEIINDTLLSGMKTVGELFGSGQMQLPFVLASAEVMKAAVAHLEPHMEKTDSDGKGTIVLATVKGDVHDIGKNLVDIILTNNGYTVVNLGIKQPISTIVSAAEEHRAHAVGMSGLLVKSTVVMKENLQEMNARGVAKKLPVLLGGAALTRSYVENDLTEVYEGRVSYARDAFEGLRLMDATMARARGLAPAVDPEEEAKQAERKARHERSQRIAAKRRAAEAEVAGPLPARSDVALDNPIPTPPFWGTRVVKGVAVAEYSGMVDERALFLGQWGLRGAKAGAGPSYEELVETEGRPRLRYWLERLHTEGVLAHAAVVYGYFPAVAEGDSLVVLAEPKPDADERFRFTFPRQRRDRHLCLADFWRPRDRAIAEAEVDVLPLHLVTMGQPIADFANELFAKDAYRDYLEVHGLGVQLTEALAEYWHRRIREELVFAEGGVVAAEDPDDVEEFFKLGYRGARYSLGYGACPNLEDRSKIVELLEPGRIGVQLSDELQLHPEQSTDALVAHHPEAKYFNAG, encoded by the coding sequence GTGCGGTCCGATCTCCACTCGACGTTCCTCGACACGCTCGCCGAGCGCGTGGTGCTCGCCGACGGCGCCATGGGCACGATGCTGCAGGCGGCCGACCTGGCCCTCGATGACTTCGACGGCCTCGAGGGCTGCAACGAGATCCTCAACGACACCCGGCCCGACGTCGTGCGCCACATCCACCGCGCGTACCTGGAGGCGGGCGCCGACGCCGTCGAGACCAACACGTTCGGCACCAACCTGCCCAACCTCGCCGAGTACGACATCGCCCACCGGATCCGCGAGCTGGCGGAGAAGGGGGCGGCGCTGGCCAGGGAGGTCGCCGACGAGCTGTCCACCCCGGACCGGCCCCGGTTCGTCCTCGGCTCGGTCGGGCCGGGCACGAAGCTGCCCACGCTCGGCCACGAGACCTTCGGCAGGCTCCGCGACGCCTACACCGAGTGCGGCCGCGGGCTGCTCGCCGGAGGCGCCGACGCATTCGTCGTGGAGACGTGCCAGGACCTGCTGCAGGTGAAGGCCGCGGTCCACGGCATGCAGCGGGCGATGGCGGCCGAGGGCAGGCGCATCCCGCTGATCACCCAGGTCACGGTGGAGACCACCGGCACGATGCTGCTCGGCAGCGAGATCGGCGCCGCCCTCTCGGCCATCGAGCCGCTCGGGGTCGACCTCATCGGGCTCAACTGCGCCACCGGCCCCGCCGAGATGAGCGAGCACCTGCGCACATTGAGCAAGCACGCGCGGATCCCGCTCTCGGTGATGCCGAACGCCGGCCTGCCGCGGCTCGGCCCGAAGGGCGCGGAGTACCCGCTCACGCCCGACGAGCTCGCCGAGGCGCTCGCCACGTTCGTCCGCGACTACGGGCTGAGCCTCGTGGGCGGCTGCTGCGGCACCACGCCGGAACACATCAGCACCGTCGCCGACGCGATCCGCGACCTGCGGCCCGCGCGGCGAGCACCGCGCCCCGAGCCGGGCGTCTCCTCGCTCTACGCCGCGGTGCCGTTCCGGCAGGACACCTCCGTGCTGATGGTCGGCGAGCGCACCAACGCCAACGGGTCCAAGAAGTTCCGCGAGGCGATGCTCGCGGAGGCGTGGGAGGACTGCGTCGCGATCGCCCGCGAACAGACCCGCGACGGCGCCCACCTCATCGACCTGTGCGTCGACTACGTCGGCCGCGACGGCGTCGCCGACATGAACGAGCTGGCCGGGCGGCTCGCCACGGCGTCGACGCTGCCGATCATGCTGGACTCCACGGAGCCCGCCGTGCTGCGCGCCGGGCTGGAGCGCCTCGGCGGCCGCTGCATCATCAACTCGGTCAACTACGAGGACGGCGACGGTCCCGGGTCGCGGTTCCAGCGCGCGATGGAGCTGGTCCGCGAGCACGGCTGCGCCGTCGTCGCGCTGTGCATCGACGAGGAGGGCCAGGCCCGCACCGCGGAGTGGAAGGTGCGGGTGGCCGAGCGGCTCATCCGCGACCTCACCGAGAACCACGGCATGCACGTCGAGGACATCGTGGTCGACACGCTCACCTTCCCGATCACCACCGGGCAGGAGGAGGTGCGCCGCGACGGCCTGGAGACGATCGAGGCCATCCGCGAGCTCAAGCGCCGCTTCCCGGACGTGCAGACCACGCTGGGCGTCTCCAACATCTCCTTCGGGCTGAACGCCGCGGCGCGCCAGGTGCTCAACTCGGTGTTCCTGCACGAGGCGGTGAACGCAGGCCTGGACACCGCGATCGTCTCGGCGGCGAAGATCCTGCCGATGTCGAAGATCCCGGACGAGCAGCGCTCGGTGGCGCTCGACCTCGTCTACGACCGCCGCCGCCCCGGCTACGACCCGCTGAACAGGTTCATGGAGCTGTTCGAAGGGGTTACCGCGAGCTCGGCAAGGGCTGGGCGCGCCGAGGAGCTGGCCGGCCTGCCGCTGTTCGAACGGCTGGAGCGGCGGATCGTCGACGGCGAACGCAACGGCCTGGCCGAGGACCTGGACGAGGCGCTGAAGTCGCGGCCGGCCCTGGAGATCATCAACGACACGCTGCTGTCCGGGATGAAGACGGTCGGCGAGCTGTTCGGCTCGGGGCAGATGCAGCTGCCGTTCGTGCTCGCCTCCGCCGAGGTGATGAAGGCCGCGGTGGCCCACCTCGAGCCGCACATGGAGAAGACCGACTCCGACGGCAAGGGCACCATCGTGCTCGCCACCGTCAAGGGCGACGTCCACGACATCGGCAAGAACCTCGTGGACATCATCCTCACCAACAACGGCTACACGGTCGTGAACCTGGGCATCAAGCAGCCGATCTCCACGATCGTCTCCGCCGCGGAGGAGCACCGAGCGCATGCCGTCGGCATGTCCGGGCTGCTGGTGAAGTCCACGGTGGTGATGAAGGAGAACCTGCAGGAGATGAACGCGCGCGGGGTGGCGAAGAAGCTCCCCGTGCTGCTCGGCGGCGCCGCACTCACCCGCTCCTACGTGGAGAACGACCTCACCGAGGTCTACGAGGGCCGGGTCTCCTACGCCCGCGACGCGTTCGAGGGCCTGCGGCTGATGGACGCCACGATGGCCCGCGCCCGCGGGCTCGCCCCGGCCGTCGACCCGGAAGAGGAAGCGAAGCAGGCCGAGCGCAAGGCGCGCCACGAGCGGTCACAGCGCATAGCGGCCAAGCGCCGGGCCGCCGAGGCGGAGGTGGCGGGTCCGCTGCCGGCACGTTCGGACGTCGCGCTGGACAACCCGATCCCCACCCCGCCGTTCTGGGGCACCCGGGTGGTCAAGGGCGTGGCCGTGGCCGAGTACTCCGGCATGGTCGACGAGCGCGCGCTGTTCCTGGGCCAGTGGGGCCTGCGCGGTGCGAAGGCCGGTGCCGGCCCCAGCTACGAGGAGCTGGTGGAGACGGAGGGGCGCCCGCGGCTGCGGTACTGGCTGGAGCGGCTGCACACAGAGGGGGTCCTCGCGCACGCCGCCGTCGTCTACGGGTACTTCCCGGCCGTCGCCGAGGGCGACTCGCTGGTCGTGCTCGCCGAGCCGAAACCGGACGCCGACGAGCGCTTCCGGTTCACCTTCCCACGCCAGCGCCGCGACCGGCACCTGTGCCTCGCCGACTTCTGGCGGCCCCGCGACCGGGCGATCGCCGAGGCCGAGGTCGACGTGCTGCCGCTGCACCTGGTGACGATGGGCCAGCCCATCGCCGACTTCGCGAACGAGCTCTTCGCCAAGGACGCCTACCGCGACTACCTCGAGGTGCACGGCCTCGGCGTGCAGCTCACCGAGGCGCTTGCCGAGTACTGGCACCGGCGCATCCGCGAGGAGCTGGTGTTCGCAGAGGGCGGTGTGGTCGCCGCCGAGGACCCGGACGACGTCGAGGAGTTCTTCAAGCTCGGCTACCGGGGCGCGCGGTACTCGCTCGGCTACGGCGCCTGCCCGAACCTCGAGGACCGCAGCAAGATCGTGGAGCTGCTCGAACCCGGCCGGATCGGCGTGCAGCTGTCCGATGAGCTGCAGCTGCATCCCGAGCAGTCGACCGACGCGCTCGTGGCCCACCACCCGGAGGCGAAGTACTTCAATGCTGGCTAA
- the hisG gene encoding ATP phosphoribosyltransferase produces the protein MLRVALPNKGTLAEPAATMMREAGYRQRTDSRDLSMLDEDNEVEFFYLRPKDIATYVGSGDLHLGITGADLMEESGSQVKRVIELGFGASKFRFAAPPLTETGEEWTIKHLEGKKIATSYPRLVRAHLARNRVRADIIKLDGAVEISVQLGLADAIADVVSSGRTLRQHGLVAFDDAIAVSQATLIEREPRPDRPETAETKAAKVVFTGRLQGVVYARQYLMLDYDCPDRVLEQAKRITPGMQAPTVSPLTEPGWSAVRSMVRRTVANKVMDDLADLGVRAILTSEIRSCRAVDGAAIQPYPS, from the coding sequence ATGCTCCGCGTCGCACTCCCGAACAAGGGAACGCTGGCCGAGCCCGCCGCGACCATGATGCGAGAAGCGGGGTACCGGCAGCGCACGGACTCGCGCGACCTCAGCATGCTGGACGAGGACAACGAGGTCGAGTTCTTCTACCTGCGCCCCAAGGACATCGCCACCTACGTCGGCTCCGGCGACCTGCACCTCGGCATCACGGGCGCCGACCTCATGGAGGAGTCGGGCAGCCAGGTCAAGCGCGTCATCGAGCTGGGCTTCGGGGCCTCCAAGTTCCGCTTCGCCGCACCTCCGCTCACCGAGACCGGGGAGGAGTGGACGATCAAGCACCTCGAGGGCAAGAAGATCGCCACCTCCTACCCCCGCCTGGTCCGCGCCCACCTCGCGCGCAACCGCGTCCGCGCCGACATCATCAAGCTCGACGGTGCCGTCGAGATCTCCGTGCAGCTGGGCCTTGCCGACGCCATCGCCGACGTCGTGTCCTCCGGCCGCACACTGCGCCAGCACGGCCTCGTCGCCTTCGACGACGCTATCGCGGTCTCGCAGGCCACCCTGATCGAGCGCGAGCCGCGCCCCGACCGCCCCGAGACGGCCGAGACCAAGGCGGCCAAGGTCGTGTTCACCGGCCGCTTGCAGGGTGTCGTCTACGCGCGGCAGTACCTGATGCTCGACTACGACTGCCCCGACCGCGTGCTCGAGCAGGCGAAGCGGATCACGCCCGGCATGCAGGCACCAACGGTTTCCCCGCTCACCGAGCCCGGCTGGTCGGCGGTGCGGTCGATGGTGCGCCGCACCGTGGCCAACAAGGTGATGGACGACCTCGCCGATTTGGGCGTGCGCGCGATCCTCACCTCCGAGATCCGCTCCTGCCGCGCCGTCGACGGGGCTGCGATCCAGCCGTACCCGAGCTAG
- a CDS encoding PAC2 family protein, protein MTDRDPRTGASGDLPRLVDPVMIAAFEGWNDAGEAASTALEHLELSWDAAPLASIDPEEYYDFQVTRPHVRLTDGVTRKIEWQTTRLSVAQLPGTERHVVLINGIEPNLRWRSFCRELLGYVEKLGVTKVITLGALLTDTPHTRPTPVSGISYDKSSAGELRVEPSSYQGPTGIVGVFQNACVEAGIPAVSFWASVPHYVSQARVPKAAVALLHRVEEVLDVEVPLGGLPEQAEEWERTVSEMAEADDEVREYVRQLEEQAEAEGDALPEADGDAIAADFERYLRRRGTGGSGN, encoded by the coding sequence ATGACCGATCGCGATCCGCGAACCGGAGCGTCGGGCGACCTGCCGCGTCTGGTCGATCCGGTGATGATCGCCGCCTTCGAGGGGTGGAACGACGCAGGGGAAGCCGCCAGCACCGCGCTGGAGCACCTCGAGCTGAGCTGGGACGCCGCGCCGCTGGCGTCGATCGACCCCGAGGAGTACTACGACTTCCAGGTCACGCGCCCGCACGTCCGGCTGACCGACGGGGTCACCCGGAAGATCGAGTGGCAGACCACCCGGCTCTCGGTGGCCCAGCTACCGGGCACCGAGAGGCACGTCGTGCTCATCAACGGCATCGAGCCCAACCTGCGCTGGCGCAGCTTCTGCCGCGAGCTCCTCGGCTACGTCGAGAAGCTCGGCGTGACGAAGGTCATCACGCTCGGTGCGCTGCTCACCGACACCCCGCACACCCGCCCCACCCCGGTGAGCGGCATCTCATACGACAAGTCCTCGGCAGGCGAGCTGCGGGTGGAGCCGTCGAGCTACCAGGGCCCCACCGGCATCGTCGGCGTCTTCCAGAACGCGTGCGTCGAGGCAGGGATCCCGGCGGTGTCGTTCTGGGCGTCCGTGCCCCACTACGTGTCGCAGGCCCGCGTGCCGAAGGCCGCCGTCGCGCTACTGCACCGCGTGGAGGAGGTCCTCGACGTCGAGGTGCCCCTCGGCGGGCTGCCGGAACAGGCCGAGGAGTGGGAGCGCACCGTCTCGGAGATGGCCGAAGCCGACGACGAGGTGCGCGAGTACGTGCGCCAGCTCGAGGAACAGGCGGAGGCCGAGGGCGACGCGCTGCCCGAGGCCGACGGGGACGCGATCGCCGCCGACTTCGAGCGCTACCTCCGCCGCCGCGGCACAGGGGGTTCGGGCAACTGA
- a CDS encoding HAD family phosphatase, producing MLANPSGPAAVLWDMDGTLVDSEKVWTISLADTSRWLGGELSAEAREAMVGSNMARSLGLMFDDLGLERDAMRMAQAEQYLTDRTGELFAAGLEWRPGALDALRMVRAACWPTALVTNTLRSLTENALDSIGREHFTVTVCGDEVPRGKPDPDPYLRAAELLGVAPESCLAVEDSPTGAIAAERAGCAVLVVPCDVAVPAGPRRVHRGSLLGLTSDDVRLSYAQARGERVA from the coding sequence ATGCTGGCTAACCCGTCCGGTCCGGCCGCGGTCCTGTGGGACATGGACGGCACCCTCGTCGACTCCGAGAAGGTCTGGACGATCTCCCTCGCCGACACCAGCCGGTGGCTGGGTGGCGAGCTCTCCGCCGAGGCACGCGAAGCGATGGTCGGCTCGAACATGGCGCGCTCGCTCGGGCTGATGTTCGACGACCTCGGCCTGGAGCGGGACGCGATGCGGATGGCGCAAGCCGAGCAGTACCTGACCGACCGCACCGGCGAACTGTTCGCGGCCGGGCTGGAGTGGCGACCGGGTGCCCTCGACGCGTTGCGCATGGTTCGCGCCGCATGCTGGCCCACCGCGCTCGTCACCAACACGCTGCGCTCGCTCACCGAGAACGCGCTGGACAGCATCGGGCGTGAGCACTTCACCGTCACGGTCTGCGGAGACGAGGTCCCGCGCGGCAAGCCCGACCCCGACCCCTACCTGCGGGCCGCCGAGCTGCTCGGCGTCGCCCCCGAGTCCTGCCTCGCAGTGGAGGACTCGCCGACGGGTGCCATCGCGGCGGAGCGGGCCGGATGCGCCGTGCTCGTCGTGCCGTGCGACGTGGCGGTGCCGGCCGGACCGCGGCGGGTCCATCGAGGCTCGCTACTCGGGCTCACATCGGATGACGTACGTCTCAGCTACGCGCAGGCACGGGGCGAGCGCGTGGCGTGA
- a CDS encoding phosphoribosyl-ATP diphosphatase produces the protein MKTFDGLYAELLERAATRPEGSGTVAALDAGVHEQGKKVLEEAGEVWLAAEHEADDALAEEVSQLLYRIQVLMIGRKITLEDVYKYL, from the coding sequence GTGAAGACCTTCGACGGGCTGTACGCCGAGCTGCTCGAGCGCGCCGCCACCAGGCCAGAGGGCTCGGGCACGGTCGCCGCGCTCGACGCCGGGGTCCACGAGCAGGGCAAGAAGGTCCTCGAGGAGGCCGGGGAAGTCTGGCTCGCGGCCGAGCACGAGGCCGACGACGCGCTGGCCGAGGAGGTCTCCCAGTTGCTCTACCGGATCCAGGTCCTCATGATCGGGCGCAAGATCACGCTCGAGGACGTCTACAAGTACCTTTGA